One segment of Anguilla anguilla isolate fAngAng1 chromosome 1, fAngAng1.pri, whole genome shotgun sequence DNA contains the following:
- the si:dkey-34d22.1 gene encoding discoidin, CUB and LCCL domain-containing protein 1: MHTASGSVWDALDFFIWVVFALCFQPLGVHGQDGDGCGHTLLGAQSGTLASRNYPGTYPNGTRCEWRLQAPRGRSLRLAFGDFNLEPSQNCATAGSLTITPGNGEPPLGPLCGDLDPRNKKLVLNSSEVTILFLSGTHRSGRGFLLSYATDQQTDLISCLERGTHFTSGEFRVYCPAGCRDVMGDIWGQSSQGYRDTSVLCKAAIHAGVVSDDLGGPVTVSRQRSITLYESSFANGLLSKTGSLSEKKLVFRKDCDGLLPVLSYNASSSWEEVDSLGHRRLWSPGNRDPTGQVLPWVADSGDPEPWLQVELQERSSITGILTKGWSADAGASAGAGPGTGVARAYTRSYTLLYSKDSRNWKAYKAVLSRERKVFMGNSDSDQEVLNSLIPPVVAKYLLLRPQRWQNRAAAHVLVLGCPLLRPRSPFGAPPQNKVPTVSAPYSPVPTKHPDVEKRPAESSSQPVMVVVGVVLVLIVCVGILLAGLCWKRRRKNADKCSLEKGCQDGLGKALPRSESELISYPPERAALDILPNPPHNDYAEPELCPTGQQLGSTFRPAADEGYTVPLILSHYDVPGKLPEYAEPLPPEPEYATPFCDLPPDPPACLVCPAPPSHASAAASPSAHYDCPGHKMAPNGYCLPAPHGAEYAEPQPADALSLHTYYEPL; the protein is encoded by the exons ATGCACACTGCGTCTGGAAGCGTTTGGGATGCTTTAGATTTCTTTATTTGGGTGGTGTTTGCGTTATGTTTCCAGCCGTTGGGTGTTCACGGGCAAGACG GTGATGGGTGTGGCCACACCTTGCTGGGGGCACAGAGCGGCACGCTGGCATCGCGGAACTACCCCGGCACCTACCCCAACGGCACGCGGTGCGAGTGGCGGCTGCAGGCgcccagggggcggagcctgaggcTGGCGTTCGGCGACTTCAACCTGGAGCCCAGCCAGAACTGCGCCACCGCCGGGTCCCTCACCATCACCCCCGGCAACGGGGAGCCCCCCCTGG GCCCTCTTTGTGGTGACCTTGACCCCCGGAACAAGAAGTTAGTCCTGAACAGCAGCGAGGtcaccatcctcttcctctccggAACACACCGGTCTGGCCGAGGCTTCCTGCTGTCCTACGCCACCGACcaacagacag ACCTGATTTCCTGTCTGGAGCGAGGAACTCACTTCACCTCGGGGGAGTTCAG agtGTACTGTCCAGCTGGCTGCAGGGATGTGATGGGAGACATCTGGGGCCAGTCGAGTCAGGGATACAGAGAC ACCTCTGTGCTGTGCAAAGCAGCGATTCACGCAGGCGTCGTGTCGGACGACCTCGGGGGTCCTGTCACCGTGTCCCGGCAGAGGAGCATTACCTTGTACGAGTCCAGCTTCGCCAACGGTCTCCTCTCCAAAAC GGGGTCTTTATCAGAGAAGAAGCTGGTCTTCCGCAAAG ACTGTGACGGTCTGCTTCCTGTGCTCAGCTACAATGCGTCCTCCAGCTGGGAGGAAGTGGACAGCCTGGGGCATCGCAGATTGTGGTCCCCGGGAAACAGAGACCCCACGGGACAGGTCCTGCCCTGGGTGGCGGACAGCGGCGACCCCGAGCCTTGGCTGCAGGTGGAACTGCAGGAGAGGAGCAGCatcacag GGATCCTCACTAAGGGCTGGTCCGCGGACGCGGGGGCgagcgcgggggcggggccagggacGGGCGTGGCCCGGGCCTACACGCGCTCCTACACGCTGCTCTACAGCAAGGACAGCCGGAACTGGAAGGCCTACAAGGCCGTGCTCAGCAGGGAGAGAAAG GTGTTCATGGGAAATTCGGACAGCGACCAGGAGGTGCTGAACAGCCTTATCCCTCCGGTGGTGGCGAAGTACCTCCTCCTGCGCCCGCAGCGCTGGCAGAACAGGGCCGCAGCTCACGTCCTGGTGCTCGGCTGCCCTCTGCTCCGGCCCCGCAGCCCCTTCG GTGCCCCCCCACAGAACAAGGTACCGACGGTGAGCGCCCCCTACAGTCCGGTCCCAACAAAGCACCCTGACGTGGAGAAGAGGCCGGCTGAGA GTTCCAGTCAGCCTGTGATGGTGGTCGTGGGAGTGGTCCTGGTGTTAATTGTATGCGTGGGCATCCTATTGGCTGGGCTCTGTTGGAAGAGAAG GAGAAAGAATGCTGACAAATGCTCCTTAGAAAAAG ggtgtcAGGACGGCCTGGGAAAGGCTCTTCCCCGCTCTGAATCAGAGCTCATCTCGTACCCGCCGGAGAGGGCTGCCCTGGACATCCTGCCAAACCCTCCTCACAATG ACTACGCCGAGCCGGAGCTGTGTCCGACGGGGCAGCAGCTGGGCTCCACGTTCCGGCCGGCGGCGGACGAGGGCTACACCGTCCCGCTCATCCTCAGCCACTACGACGTTCCGGGGAAGCTTCCGGAATACGCCGAGCCGCTGCCGCCGGAGCCCGAGTACGCCACGCCCTTCTGCGACCTGCCCCCCGACCCGCCCGCCTGCCTGGTCTGCCCCGCGCCCCCCTCTCacgcctccgccgccgcctcgCCATCGGCCCACTACGACTGCCCCGGCCACAAAATGGCGCCCAACGGCTACTGCCTGCCGGCGCCCCACGGCGCGGAGTACGCGGAGCCCCAGCCGGCCGACGCCCTGTCCCTGCACACGTACTACGAGCCGCTGTGA